From Candidatus Poribacteria bacterium, one genomic window encodes:
- a CDS encoding heterodisulfide reductase has translation MPGKRYAFFPGCVSKGACKELKTSTEIVAKHLGIELDELKAAACCGAGITDDVNKEMTDALNARTLAMAEQKSLTLLTQCSTCQGVLNKLNHQVQTNPAKRERLNAIIGESGYQYDGTVEVKHLLWVLVDEQEYGLSKLREHVRKPLNGMKVAPFYGCYLLRPSDILGFDDPHRPTSLDELTRALGGEPVHYGGKTKCCGFPIQMMNPRNSFRMAGNHLSEAKSEGADAMVTPCPLCHLNLDARQPDAQDVLQSEGSLTGDIDLPVLHVPQLVALALGYSPKQLGMQTHIASTKPVEQKLAGG, from the coding sequence ATGCCCGGTAAGAGGTATGCGTTCTTCCCGGGGTGTGTCTCCAAGGGCGCCTGCAAAGAGCTCAAGACGTCCACGGAGATCGTCGCGAAGCACCTGGGCATCGAGCTGGACGAGCTCAAGGCTGCCGCCTGCTGCGGAGCCGGCATCACCGACGACGTCAACAAGGAGATGACGGACGCGCTCAATGCGCGCACGCTAGCGATGGCGGAGCAGAAGAGTCTGACGCTCCTGACGCAGTGCAGCACCTGTCAGGGCGTCCTGAACAAGCTGAACCACCAGGTCCAGACGAACCCCGCCAAGCGCGAGCGGCTCAACGCCATCATCGGCGAGTCGGGCTACCAGTACGACGGGACCGTTGAGGTCAAGCACCTGCTCTGGGTACTCGTGGATGAGCAGGAGTACGGTCTCTCGAAGCTCAGGGAGCACGTACGGAAGCCTCTCAACGGCATGAAAGTCGCCCCGTTCTACGGATGCTACCTGCTTCGACCGTCGGACATCCTCGGCTTCGATGACCCCCACCGCCCGACATCGCTCGACGAGTTGACGCGCGCGCTGGGCGGCGAGCCCGTCCACTACGGCGGCAAGACGAAGTGCTGCGGGTTCCCCATCCAGATGATGAACCCGCGCAACTCGTTCCGCATGGCAGGAAACCACCTATCCGAAGCGAAGTCCGAGGGCGCCGACGCCATGGTGACGCCGTGCCCGCTTTGTCACCTGAACCTGGACGCCCGGCAGCCGGACGCACAGGACGTGCTCCAGTCCGAGGGCAGCCTCACCGGCGACATTGATCTGCCTGTGCTCCACGTGCCGCAGCTCGTCGCGCTCGCTCTCGGCTATTCACCCAAGCAGCTCGGCATGCAGACGCACATCGCTTCGACGAAGCCGGTCGAGCAGAAGCTGGCGGGTGGGTGA
- the trxB gene encoding thioredoxin-disulfide reductase: protein MELREIVIIGAGPAGYAAGLYAGRAQLSPLLLTGREIGGQLSLTLDIENYPGYGGSSAGELIQTMQKQAESFGTEIRYDYVTGVDFGNHPFVLTTETGGEIRAKAVVICTGSSPRHLDVPGEELVGKGVSYCATCDGFFFREKRVVVVGGGDAAIEEGLFLTRFASEVHVVHRRDQLRASPTLQERAFANSRMHFVWNSVVEEILGDGASGVTSVRLRDVTNGATRDFSTDGVFIFIGHLPNTSLFEGVLDMDDGGYIRVDDHQQTSISGVFAGGDVHDHMFRQAITAAGAGAAAAIEAERFLARLGNRAYPGSIRQG from the coding sequence ATGGAACTCCGCGAGATCGTCATCATCGGCGCCGGACCGGCAGGCTACGCCGCCGGACTGTACGCCGGCAGGGCGCAGCTATCGCCGCTGCTCCTGACGGGACGCGAGATCGGGGGTCAGTTGTCGCTGACGTTGGACATCGAGAACTACCCAGGGTACGGCGGTTCCAGCGCGGGCGAGCTCATCCAGACGATGCAGAAACAGGCGGAGTCGTTCGGTACCGAGATTCGGTACGATTATGTCACGGGCGTCGACTTCGGCAACCATCCCTTCGTCTTGACGACCGAGACGGGCGGCGAGATCCGCGCGAAGGCTGTCGTTATATGCACCGGCTCGTCGCCACGACATCTGGACGTTCCGGGCGAGGAGCTCGTCGGCAAGGGTGTCTCCTACTGCGCAACCTGCGACGGGTTCTTCTTCCGAGAAAAGCGCGTTGTCGTCGTGGGAGGCGGGGATGCCGCCATCGAGGAGGGGCTGTTCCTGACACGCTTCGCCTCGGAGGTGCATGTTGTGCACCGGCGCGACCAGCTTCGAGCCAGTCCGACGCTTCAGGAACGCGCTTTCGCCAACAGCAGAATGCACTTCGTCTGGAACAGCGTCGTCGAGGAGATTCTGGGCGATGGCGCATCGGGGGTCACGTCTGTCCGACTTCGCGATGTGACGAACGGCGCGACACGCGACTTCTCAACCGACGGCGTATTCATCTTCATAGGCCATCTGCCGAACACGAGCCTGTTCGAGGGCGTGCTCGACATGGACGACGGCGGTTACATCCGCGTCGACGACCATCAGCAGACGAGCATTTCTGGAGTCTTCGCTGGCGGCGATGTCCACGATCACATGTTCCGACAGGCGATCACCGCCGCCGGAGCCGGAGCCGCCGCCGCTATCGAAGCCGAACGGTTCCTGGCGCGTCTCGGCAATCGCGCTTACCCTGGAAGCATCCGTCAAGGCTGA
- the def gene encoding peptide deformylase, whose product MAILNVARMGNPVLRKPADPVPVKAIRALETQRLIDDMIDTLREYDGVGLAAPQVHTPLQIVLIEVPDGYGDVEPVPLMTIVNPEIIEASDEMETGWEGCLSIPDIRGVVPRHRSVRVRGRDRVGKEREWTLEGFAGRIAQHEIDHLHGVLFLDRMTDLQTLAFTREYSRFWSE is encoded by the coding sequence ATGGCGATCCTGAACGTGGCACGCATGGGCAATCCGGTACTTCGGAAGCCTGCCGACCCCGTGCCGGTGAAGGCGATCCGCGCGCTGGAAACCCAGCGCCTCATCGATGACATGATCGACACGCTCCGGGAGTATGACGGCGTGGGGCTTGCCGCGCCCCAAGTCCACACGCCTCTCCAGATCGTCCTCATCGAGGTCCCCGATGGGTACGGCGATGTCGAGCCCGTTCCGCTGATGACCATCGTGAACCCGGAGATCATCGAGGCTTCCGACGAAATGGAGACCGGCTGGGAAGGATGCCTCAGCATCCCCGACATTCGCGGCGTCGTTCCGCGACACCGGTCGGTTCGTGTGCGCGGACGAGACCGAGTCGGGAAGGAGCGCGAGTGGACGCTCGAGGGCTTTGCCGGGCGCATCGCGCAGCATGAGATCGATCACCTGCATGGCGTGTTGTTCCTCGACCGCATGACGGATCTGCAAACGCTCGCCTTCACGCGCGAATACAGCCGATTTTGGTCGGAGTGA
- a CDS encoding YjbQ family protein: MKILFDQLSIRTTERLQLLDITGKVIEALKKANIRDGFINLSSLHTTTSILLNEFQSALLEDIRGMLGRLVDDNDWYRHNSAEFSDCERRNAVSHLRGLILGTGTLCLQVAKGKLVLGQFQSVIFAELDGPRERGLQIQLVGE, encoded by the coding sequence ATGAAGATCCTCTTCGATCAGCTCAGCATCCGCACGACAGAGCGACTGCAGCTGCTCGACATCACCGGCAAAGTGATCGAAGCCCTCAAGAAGGCGAATATCCGCGACGGATTCATCAACCTGTCGTCGCTGCACACGACGACGAGCATCCTTCTCAACGAGTTCCAGAGCGCCTTGCTGGAAGACATTCGGGGGATGTTGGGCCGTCTGGTCGACGACAACGATTGGTACCGTCACAACTCGGCGGAGTTCTCCGATTGCGAGCGACGCAACGCTGTGTCACACCTGCGCGGCCTGATTCTGGGAACCGGCACGCTGTGCCTGCAGGTGGCGAAGGGCAAGCTGGTGCTGGGTCAATTTCAGAGCGTCATCTTCGCCGAGTTGGATGGACCTCGCGAGCGAGGGTTGCAGATTCAGTTGGTCGGAGAGTGA